A region of the Ostrinia nubilalis chromosome 21, ilOstNubi1.1, whole genome shotgun sequence genome:
TACTAATAgctatgcccgcgacttcgtacgcgtgaaataGTTTGAACATTTTTTCCTCTTTTCCCAATATAATTATATCATTGATGCTTTGCATCTATTTTGTAGTTGTAGcgtattgtatattattataacctataaccttcctcgataaatgggctattccacagaaaaatattttttcaaattggaccAATAGTTTTTAGATTAGCATGTTCAACCAAACTACTCTTCAGCTTGTTAATATTAGTAAATCTAGATTTAGATACAGGTATATTAAACATGCCAGATGTGAAACTGTATTTAGCGGTTTgcaataaaatatctaaattgtaACATCAATATAGTTGTGAGAGTGTTTGTTTATACTAATTGCTATCTATTTTTGCCCTATCATCGCATAATTGGTGTAGCGTGCGTGACACAGTTTTATGTTCATATTTAATGCATTTGATAATGCCTGTTAACAGTTGATGTGTCATTATGAGTTATTATACTGATAAGCTccgcgctgtttaatttttgtttcctCTTTATCAAGGTCATGTTTTAACATGGCATTGTTTTTATTCATTCAGTAATTTATAGAGAAAGAGTATTTTAAATTGTAGCGAAGCGATCACGATCTCTAATGGTAATGACTGAGGGATGCATAGACTCCGTTAGATattgaataaataatgttaCTTACCAGACCACCCTTTGTTTTTGGCGATGTGCTCGCTAAGTCTCACTGTCAAAGGCGTGAATTTGCTTGACAAGTAGCTCTTCTCTTTAGGGTCTAGTTCTGAATCGTCCATGGTCAAATGTAAAGCCTgaaaaataaaagcaatttatacagaatgtaaaaacatcaagtAGGCAGTACATGCGATTATTTAGTAAAATTGCTACAATTAgaaagttcgttaaaatacataaaataacatcaaaagGAGATATAAGCATTTTACTAACCATACACCTTATATTCATGCTTGAACTAAATAATAAGAATAGTTTAGAAGTAACGACCGTGTACTTATTTTTGATGGCGTTAAGCCCGATAGTCTTATTGTGACGGACCAAAAATCGCGCGcgtaatagtagtagtaggcaTATAACTAACAGaacaagacaggtatttgacccCAATCACAACTGATGTCAAGTGAGATGTAATCTAGGAGTAAGTACATCTGCCTAGTAAATCTATAAGGGGCCATTCATTTACTACGTAAGATGATTTAGGGGGTtgaccatgtcttattttttcttacaaGGGGGTGGGAGTCTCGATAGTTCTTACGTAAGATAACAAAAATGCACAAAGTTAAAATTATACTTTGAAAAACGTATAGGAAAACGATTTCCATTTCTATGGCAACGGAGAGTCggcctatttttattttttcaaccgacttcaaaaaaaggaggaggttctcaattcgacccctatgttttttttgtatgtttgttacgcgataactccgccaatcatgaaccgatttgaacaaatcttttttcggcgtataggtaatacctcaagggtggtcccatttaaatttaataataaaaaaaacaacccccaagggtggaaaattggggatgaactttttatatctccgccgattataaaccaatttgaacgattatttttttgttgaataggtattatcaaaagggtggtttcatgcgaatttgaagaaaatatttcacccccaagggtggaaaattttttttgtgttcacgcatttgaagtcggttttattttttctgaTACTCGTAatagggggagggggtcaaaAACTAGCGAAAATAGTCTTACGTAATAAATGAATGGCCCCGAATGGGCAACTGCTAATTACCTTCCTAAGAACGGTGTACTGCCTCGTCCCAGTCTGTACTTTGAGTAGTCCACACTTCTCCAAGTTGCAGAGCGTCAGCCAGGTCTTGAGTCCGTACACTTGGACTAACTCTCGTTTGTAGTACTCCAACACTTTCGGCTTCAGGCCCGACCCAGTCGCGCATTGGAGGCAGATCAGGCGGAGTACCTGGTGAAATAAGATTGATAGATGACTAACGACGCCTTTTTTAAGTCCTGTCATGGTCCTGTTTCTGTATAGATTTTTTATCAATGATTATTGTTGGCCTTAATCTGAATAAATACTTCCAGATGTGTTACATAGGTGAAGTCATGCTAATTCCCGTTCCGATTATGGCACACCAGTTAAGCTAAAGCAGTAAGTAAGTAAGCACTTTTGCCATTATGGGTGAAGCTGGCATGTACACTGGGGTAAAAGTttctaaaaactaaaattagtaTTTTGCAGGAAATACTTATTCCcggaaaaataattgaaaacatttaaaaatgaaaactaCCAGactattgtatttttagtacctTGGTCAATGTCTCTTTCTTGGCGATGAGGTCTTCAATAAATGGACACACTTTTTCATTGTCGATGCAATTTACGAAGTCCTCTTCGCATTGGATGGTGTCGTGGAAGTCGAAATCGTCGGTCGTCTGAAAAGaatgtgaaaataaataataacttttcaATTTCATTCAGATTCAGGGTCACAGTTTACTTAAGTACCTATGAAATTTTGTTAACtatactattttttaaatatattatgaTTAGCATAAGTTCTTCTATTTCCTTCTCAGACACTTCTCGATACCGAAATAAACACCAACAGCATTTTCTTCCTTCTTTTCGTTTATTTCTCTTATTCTAACTAGATTTTACTTACCCCCTTTGTTCATACCTCTCCtctcttttatttttacatcttGAATCATACCTCAAGTTTTTCCTTCATACTTCTTTTTTAGTTCATACCtcttttttatttcataccTCATTTATATCTTACCTCTTTTATGTACTCGGCGATGGCGGTGTGCGTGGCGAGCGCCTGCTTGTTGGCCAGCATCTGCGGCAGTCGCGACACGAACTGCTTGATCTCCTGCACCGACTTGTCGTTGTGGCGTTCGTCGAGCTGCGTCTTGATGACGCGGGCTTTCTTCGAGAGTGCTGCGCCCACCTGAGGTAAGAAATAATAGTTATTTTGGTACCAACTTTATGAGAGTGCAATCAACGCTCTTCTCTCGTTTTATTAGTGAGTAAGCTAAAagcaattattattgtaatttacttGGATCAACTAAGTAAGTGGTGTTTTTGCGAGACCGTGGAGAAGCCCGGCCACGCAATAGGTCTACTATAATGGCAGAGTTCAGAGCTTTGGCTAAAACTAAAATTTTTCGAAGACAAAATTCGGGCGAGTCCCacacaatatttaaataaattgcaatacattattgtatttaaattgaagcatttacttaagtatttatttacaacatacCGCAGTAAAGTTGCAATCTCTCAGTTCAGCGAACAGTTCCTCGCTGGAGTTGAGTATGATGCGTTTCTTCTCGCGCGCGGTCACTTCAGGGCTGGCGTCGTCTGGGCTCACGAACTTGTGGCCGGGAAACGTCGCCGTAGAGTTCTTGATGCCGAATAGCTCGTCTGAGAACAAAAGaatcaaatttattttgtacctctatttttattttgtacctCTTAGCTattttttttgtacaaaatatgCGTTTTAGTATCTACACTTTAGTTTGTTAGGTAGAGTCGGATTTTTCGTAATTccttcacgcaaaaattactggaCGGATTTTCATTAAAACTAAATGTTAATGCATCAGAGTAGCACATAGGCAATAATATCTTGAAGTCTGCGATCAGAAGCTAGTAAGTTATGACCCAAGTGATTACTTGCTTAGTGTTGTTTTTGTGACCTAAAAAAATAAGGGAAAAGCTGCAATGTCAAAACAAAGATTAACACCTACCAATAAGTCCTTCGTATGTGAGTTGTGTCGTCATGACACTGGTGAAGTCGATGGCGCGGTCCAACAACAGCAGGTGGTCAATGCAGGACGTGGCGGAACCCTTCGGGCCAGTTCCCTGTTCTTCTTTGTTCAGTCGGCAGAGCAGGTCCCATACCTGGCCAGTTAGAAAATAGTTTTAGAGTcagtatattttaaaatagagttcagagttattttttttaatgtttactaGTATTtgttatacaattttattgctAACTGTACTAGCATGTCTACCTACATTCAGCTAAGCTAAATATTATGCTTATGTTTGGAGTGGGTTGACCACAATAGCTTCATAGTTCatgatgatgaaacttttcaaaatatttgtaattgaaACTGATTCTGAGTAGGTATCTTGTCCAGTCTCTTTCTCTACAAACCTGTTTAGCAGCAACTCCTTTGCCAAAGACCCTGGGTATGATACCATACAGTTGCTGTATGGTACGCAGGGCCTGAGCCGAGTTGTAGATGCATGTTGGGTCTCCCTCAAGGTAGTTTTCTCtatgaaaaagaaataaaatgttgaaaaaaaaattgaagtattGATTTCAATTTAACGAGTAGGTAGAGACCATTAAATTAATATGTGAACAAGGGTTTTTATGATTAGCTATGATAACATTTTAATTAGTTACAATTCTGGTTTTCAAACACTAGATAAAATGGGTTCAAAGTGCAAAATATGAATGTtagaatcattaaaatttacatgaaaatattgatattaaaattttttCAAGTGAAAGCAAGTAACCTCTATGACTTGACATAGGTAATCAATAAATAAGCGTGATATCATTTTTTTACACATGATTTACACAATACTTTGATTTATTAGCTATTGTTTTCTAAAATTGCTCACCTGAAGTCATTCTGTAGTTCCAACGACATGACGTCACTCTCAAAAGGGAAGATGTCGCACTTGAACTCTTGGACGGAGAGGTTGTTGATCACTCCCCTGTTGGAGAGATGCTTCTCACAGAGCTCACTTCTCCGTGGCACGAAAAAGAGGTGGAATTCCACAGGAGTACTTTGCTTGGATCTGcaaaagtaaaaatatagtttCAATAATTATCTTGAGAGTATTTAATATAATGACATggactaaaataacaataacattgtTGGTTATTATTAGAGGTAAAATTTAGTACATATGCCAACAAATTAACAGTTTGTTACTAGATAAAAAAGATTCTCATTTTGATTCATAAAGTGTTTGATAAATTGATTTGGTAATTTGGAAACTTATCAATAGgtatcaaaattattacaataagtaagtaaacacataattattatagttttaCCTCAAGGAAACAATATAATCAGCTACAATGTCCATCAATGTCAGTTTTGGGCGGGCAATAAACACAATATGCTTGACGGATATTGTGGGGAGGCTGCCAGGACGTAGCGGGAACATGTCAGCGACTTCATGCTCCTTCAGCAAGGAGTATTGAGCTACCAGGCCCACTGGGCCTGCCAGCCACTCATCCCATATTGTCACctataataagaaatttaatTGAATCCAAATGTTATTTGGTTGGGAGTTGGGACAATCTACAAATTTTATCTTCTTTACAATAAATTTATGACATTACAGAAGATTGTAAAGACttctttttatgaaaatatccaTGTGCCAGTGACGTGATTTCGTGATTGtaacacataaaatattaaaggaTTTATGTGTTTGGGATAGGATTTCACAATACGCATTATTTATCATTGTACCAACAAGACAAACTGCaggaaaatagaaaaataatcttACTTTTGGCCCTTCACAAAGTTGTAGTAAGTTTAGCAGCTCTTTTCTCATTGTTTCTTGCACTAGAGCCACGTTTAATCGGCCCCCTGATAAATGAGTGCTCATCTTTGCCTCCTTcattgttttaaattagtttagagatttaaaattataataatttgtcgTCCCAAAACACAAAAACAGTGGCTGATGATGAACAAAACACGTCAAATTGACAGCTGTTAGCATGACGTCTGCTGTCAAAAATtaatgtgtaatttttttattcttaaacAGCGCAAGGGaagtattaaatttaaatgatgtAGTCTTTTCAAATTAGAGACACCGGGTTTGCATAATTATGAAAAACGGAACGGACCCAAGTTCTACAGAAATGCCTTCAGATTTCAGGAGTTCCAGACTACATAATATTCGTCAACTCTGAACTGAAGTTCTATATTGCTGATAGAATTATATACCTACTCGTTTAAAAAACAcgaaaagtaggtaattaaccTACGCGACGGTAACGGCACAATTTAGATGATCTTAACGTTAGAaggcgatctcttccagacaatcCGGAAACGGTTAAAATCTAAGTAACCtcctcaataaaaatattttcgtggTATTTGGGATTCGATATCTCCCTTTCACTAGTAATTTAGGTAATttctatttataataataaatcattatgCTAATATTATGCTGaacccaatgatattatataatatcattggctgAACCCAATCAAAAAACGATAGCTGACCTATTATTATGGTAATCTTGATTGACAGTTTGGAAAAAGAAATCAAATAAGTTATCTTTAGGAATAGGGGTAGTCATAATGGCCAGTGTTTGTAAACAAATGCAAATAAGCGCTCGATGaaattattagaattagatAGTGATAATTACGTCACTTAAGTATGGATGTTcgaaaaattaagtaaattagGAAGTAAATTACTTATCAAAactaataacttttaataatacttaatgGTTTTGCCTTGGTAGAATGTCATTTTTTAGCTGATATCTTGAccttactgatattatattataatgtgCACCAACTCGTTTCCCAACAAGaagatttatgcccgttttcaccatcaattcctaatttttaagtgacccctatgacaacaaaattcctgttatgtgttaccataggggtcacttaaaaattagggattgatggtggaaacgggcattagtcttttTAGACTCAACAATCACCGGGGGGTACGGATACCTACCACACGACCATCAATCTTAGAGACCAGCTAACTCTACTCGGAGCCCCGAGCTATACCTATATTGTATTTGTACATAAAGTTGTACCGAGCGACCGGGTGTTATCATTCGCTAGGAGCGGGCGGTGCGCGCGGCGCTCATCGATTTTTCCACAAAACAACTCATTTGAATCCATCACTGACATTACAAACACGTTTAAAACAAACCGCAGACGTTCCGTACGCGTTTTACACGGTGTCAGTGGAAAATGTGAGTGTTTTCCCGCGAAAATAATGCAACTCTCCCCGCGCGAGGAAAACTACTATGGCCGCCCTGAATAAAGGTAAGGTTCAACTTTTTCTCGTGGGATAACAGTTttgttttcttaagttatttgGATTGTGTGCGATTTTTATGCAAATGTGATGTGGAAGGTCGGCTTTTTAGGGCAGCTTGTAAGTTTGTTTGAGATAATAACAGCGAGTGTGGGCGAGAAATGGCCATGTGAGCGACTGTTTGTAATCTTGTTTTCATGGTATTAGAGATAACGAGAACGACTTTGGAAACTTAATTTGGAAAAATACCAGTTTCATTATCTATAATTTTTTTGGTTTGAACGTCAATTTCAGTTTTGTGAGGATTTGGTATgtctgaaattaattaagttttatttagtttttattccaCATTTTTCGTTTACGAAGCATCTACTTAATGTTGTTTTCTAACTTAAATTGCATACTATCTGCACAATTTTCGTTTCACATGCTAATTTGTTCAAGTTGAACCATGGTTAACGATCTATTTACGTATTCCACACTTGTTGCGGGCTATCTCTACTTCACTAACGGTAAACTTACTTTAGTTGTAGATATGATGGTTCAGTTTAAATGCTAAAACTTCGTTTAGTTGATAATAATGCGTAGAACTTTGGAAATTATCGTTCTTTATCTTTACGCAAAATCACCGAAATCAGTCtgtattaatttagtttttctaATGAACCGTACCCCACGAACTTAGATAAACGAGTTCTAGTCCGTAAGTCCCAGTTTACGACTATACTTATTTGGGTTCGTATACCTACTGGTTGaagttgaaataataaaaacaaaatagtcATCTAAATAAACGGTCCATCACGCCTTGGGGACACCAAAAagagcaaaaataaataaatggtaggTATTTACAATTAATACCTGAATTACTTACTCGTACTTCTAATGCACTGATATTACTTTCCTACTTAGCATTGAAGTTGTatgtaagggagagtccgctaatttggaccagtttttttcaatcccattttacacatagttttcttttgtttttgcttatgtccatggtatataataaaagatacattattcaacttactatttcataagtattatttaacatgattgttgtatatttagcacaaatcaacaaagtacgagttcagagcttcggtccaatttagccaaccggttcgataatttgtaccacagggttactaaattggatttcaataaatttcaagcatataaaaaaactatggcaaaatattatacgatacattcttaacaaattaggaaacgaaaaggaacagtagttaataacatagacaatcgatattgttttacacgttatcacgattttgagtacaagttttgtaattccaattatcgtaacgcacacttgtacctaatctactttgccagtcttttgctttcatttattgttagtcaaacataactacgctattataacatcaaaatataatttactaaaaaaaatttcaaaatcctttggtaaagttccatacaacttgatgtggtacaatttagccgactaggtgatagtgcttttaaaaaattggtaaaaaatatagcttataaataccgaaaaatgtttcaaataattgtaatccacactaatttacgctcctaaataatatattagaaacatcctgtgattaaatttaacaaaattacaaactaaacatgtattgtcaaaagttacttgaaaacaatgaaaaaatacttttcaaaataaaacacacgtgtttgttgtcacggcaaaaaccacatggccgatattaattgattttagttgtgtatcgctgagtgttgcagttacagacattcaataaatactttacgaaatatgagggtggtacaatttacccggcggtacaatataccgaactctcccctactgGTTGGTACATGGTAGGTACTAACTACTAACTAAGGTATGTATATATGTAGCTGTAGAGATATATCAAGCAATCACGTTTACAAAGGCCGTCGAGCTTTTGACACACTTGTCTCCGTTTTATTACTCGTGTAGTCCAATTTTCTGACTGTTTTTGGGTCAGATGGTGGATCTTTTAATGGGTGTTTTGTCCGCGTCGCCATATTGACATTGTAACAATAGAGGCGAAGAGGTAAATAGCCGTTTGGATAAGAATCTACCTTGTGGTTCGTTGATCTATCAAGGATATTATAGTAAT
Encoded here:
- the LOC135082261 gene encoding vacuolar protein sorting-associated protein 33A, with protein sequence MKEAKMSTHLSGGRLNVALVQETMRKELLNLLQLCEGPKVTIWDEWLAGPVGLVAQYSLLKEHEVADMFPLRPGSLPTISVKHIVFIARPKLTLMDIVADYIVSLRSKQSTPVEFHLFFVPRRSELCEKHLSNRGVINNLSVQEFKCDIFPFESDVMSLELQNDFRENYLEGDPTCIYNSAQALRTIQQLYGIIPRVFGKGVAAKQVWDLLCRLNKEEQGTGPKGSATSCIDHLLLLDRAIDFTSVMTTQLTYEGLIDELFGIKNSTATFPGHKFVSPDDASPEVTAREKKRIILNSSEELFAELRDCNFTAVGAALSKKARVIKTQLDERHNDKSVQEIKQFVSRLPQMLANKQALATHTAIAEYIKETTDDFDFHDTIQCEEDFVNCIDNEKVCPFIEDLIAKKETLTKVLRLICLQCATGSGLKPKVLEYYKRELVQVYGLKTWLTLCNLEKCGLLKVQTGTRQYTVLRKALHLTMDDSELDPKEKSYLSSKFTPLTVRLSEHIAKNKGWSGIQDVLGSLPGATVDELQTLQPRMVRRNSISSENSSLENPRVILVFFIGGCTYQEISALRTISQQEDSCVEFVILTTKLINGTTFIETLMEE